The following are encoded together in the Weissella soli genome:
- a CDS encoding DUF262 domain-containing protein has product MKITPETKTLATIFQFNSDNKYLIPVYQRNYSWKDEQIETLFDDILAEDTGYYVGNLLINSDNGDNNVIDGQQRLTTLSLMLLATYEKLSEYRKEMDNTDPSLDKLIQTQSDIKRQLLLDESDDDSVENKSNVRLVLLDKDQQIWEDLVKVLNHQSAGAWGRHFLYKRYKYINEELFSKFESANDVFSFYKKLSNIELLQISVPELSDAYQVFASLNSKGVPLTPLDLLKNVYLSMGGQIAKWQQLQDVFTDNENEDIDTAKITSFVLNNYDAFETTTTSSLTKGKIVKEYEKIFKKAGSCYIDTLIKRAKLYNRVANNEKVYSWSLSGLAKLDATTSYPLVLNLLENQEKYELTDEQFNQIIADLIKLYVMRNIALTPKASNMRAAMNNLRKEISESDWRSEELIQRIHDKLVGIQPKFEAVKLALQEGIYDKNKRTARFILIVLEREFGKYFDKATVDTLDEYDNNKNLRWSIEHIIPQGKNLSDSWKDAISPTDRGQAEEIQIENVHKLGNLTLTPYNSEMGNRSFEEKKNLTIDGKLVGLSLGLFLNESIDKNQNIFGIDELQNRQEILESKIEELFLLK; this is encoded by the coding sequence ATGAAAATTACTCCAGAGACAAAAACGTTAGCCACCATTTTTCAATTTAACAGTGATAATAAATATTTAATACCTGTTTATCAACGCAACTATTCATGGAAAGATGAACAAATTGAAACACTTTTTGATGACATTTTAGCTGAAGATACTGGGTATTATGTAGGAAATTTGCTGATTAATTCAGATAATGGCGATAACAATGTGATAGATGGTCAACAACGCCTGACAACCCTATCATTAATGTTACTGGCAACATATGAAAAACTATCTGAATATCGAAAAGAGATGGATAATACAGATCCAAGTTTGGATAAATTAATTCAAACTCAATCGGATATTAAGCGACAATTACTTTTAGATGAATCAGATGATGACTCAGTAGAAAATAAGTCGAATGTTCGCCTGGTATTACTAGATAAAGATCAGCAGATATGGGAAGATTTAGTTAAAGTATTAAATCATCAATCCGCTGGGGCCTGGGGAAGACATTTTTTATATAAACGTTATAAATATATAAACGAGGAATTATTTTCAAAGTTTGAAAGTGCCAATGATGTTTTTAGCTTCTATAAAAAACTAAGTAATATAGAATTATTACAAATTTCAGTACCAGAATTATCCGATGCATATCAAGTTTTTGCTAGTCTAAATTCAAAAGGAGTTCCACTTACACCATTGGATCTATTAAAAAACGTATATCTTTCAATGGGTGGACAAATAGCTAAATGGCAACAATTACAAGATGTTTTTACCGATAATGAGAACGAAGATATTGATACAGCAAAAATAACATCTTTTGTGCTTAATAATTATGATGCATTCGAAACAACGACAACTTCAAGTTTAACTAAGGGGAAAATAGTCAAGGAATATGAAAAGATATTCAAAAAGGCTGGAAGTTGCTATATAGATACCTTAATTAAACGAGCAAAGTTATATAATAGAGTTGCAAATAATGAAAAGGTTTATAGCTGGTCACTTTCAGGGCTCGCAAAACTAGATGCTACAACAAGTTATCCTCTCGTCTTAAACTTATTAGAAAACCAAGAAAAGTATGAGTTAACAGATGAGCAATTCAATCAAATTATCGCCGATTTAATCAAACTTTATGTAATGAGAAATATTGCACTAACGCCTAAAGCATCGAACATGAGAGCTGCAATGAATAATTTACGAAAAGAAATTTCAGAGAGTGATTGGCGATCAGAGGAGCTTATTCAGCGAATACATGATAAGTTAGTTGGAATTCAACCCAAATTTGAGGCTGTCAAGCTTGCTTTACAAGAAGGAATTTATGATAAAAATAAAAGAACAGCTCGATTCATTTTGATTGTACTTGAGCGAGAATTTGGTAAATATTTTGATAAAGCCACGGTTGATACGCTTGACGAATATGACAATAATAAAAATCTAAGGTGGTCGATTGAACATATTATTCCACAAGGGAAAAACCTATCAGATTCTTGGAAGGATGCAATTAGTCCAACTGATCGCGGACAAGCTGAAGAAATTCAAATTGAAAATGTTCATAAATTAGGGAATTTGACATTAACCCCATATAATTCGGAAATGGGGAACCGTTCATTTGAAGAAAAGAAAAATTTGACAATTGATGGGAAACTTGTTGGTCTTTCATTAGGGTTATTTTTGAATGAATCCATTGATAAAAACCAAAACATATTTGGTATTGATGAGTTACAGAATCGTCAAGAAATTTTGGAAAGTAAAATTGAAGAACTGTTTCTATTAAAATAG
- a CDS encoding SDR family NAD(P)-dependent oxidoreductase — translation MSNRLENKIAIVVGGTSGIGKAITELYAAEGAKVVMTGRREEKGREIEKAINDNGGECLFIQADSTKKEDLENVVNTTIEKYGRIDILNNNAGILATTPLDEIDPTEEFNHMFNVNVTSYLTMIQLVTPYMKKQGAGSIINTASVGARQPMPFNISYSTSKAAVKHMTESMAVALAGDNIRVNSLAPGLTRSEMVEEGSDFEKAVLPSVPMKRTGSAKEIANGSLFLASDEASYVSGHMLVLDGALTAFSC, via the coding sequence ATGTCAAACAGATTAGAAAACAAGATCGCGATTGTTGTCGGTGGAACGAGTGGCATTGGTAAGGCGATTACAGAGCTTTACGCTGCAGAAGGTGCTAAGGTCGTTATGACTGGACGCCGTGAAGAGAAGGGGCGAGAGATCGAGAAGGCTATCAATGATAATGGTGGTGAATGCTTGTTCATTCAAGCTGATTCTACTAAAAAAGAAGATTTGGAAAATGTTGTTAATACAACAATTGAAAAATATGGACGCATTGATATCTTGAACAATAATGCTGGTATTCTTGCCACAACACCACTTGATGAAATTGATCCAACAGAAGAATTTAATCACATGTTTAACGTCAATGTGACGTCATACTTAACAATGATCCAATTGGTTACACCTTACATGAAGAAGCAAGGTGCAGGTAGCATTATCAACACTGCTTCTGTAGGCGCACGTCAACCAATGCCATTTAACATTAGCTACTCAACATCTAAGGCTGCTGTCAAGCATATGACTGAATCAATGGCCGTTGCATTGGCTGGTGATAACATCCGCGTAAATTCTTTGGCACCAGGATTGACACGTTCTGAAATGGTCGAAGAGGGTAGTGATTTCGAAAAGGCTGTTTTGCCAAGCGTACCAATGAAGCGTACAGGTTCTGCAAAAGAAATCGCCAATGGTTCTCTGTTCTTGGCCAGCGACGAAGCATCATATGTTTCAGGCCACATGCTGGTTCTTGATGGAGCACTTACTGCATTCAGTTGTTAA